The Paenarthrobacter aurescens region GCTTGCTGTTGCCTGGGTGGTGGTTGCCGGAATCTTCACCATTGCTGCCAAGCCCGAGATGGTGTCCTGGCTGCCCCTCGTGGCCCTGGCCCTCCTCTGGTTGCCGGAAGGCCCGTCACGGCGCTCCGGACGCCGCCTGCCGCAGAAGAACTGGTGGCGGAAGCGGATCCTGCCGCTTACTGCGGTGGTGGCCATCGCCGTCATGTCGGTAGGGATCCTTTCGCTGCAGCCCAAACGTACAACCGAGATCAACCTGTACAACGCTGTTTTTGCCGAGTTGCTGCCCCATAGTCCTGTTCCGGAGGAGGACCTCGCATGGCTGGGACTGGACCCTGGCTTCCTCGCTTCAAGCGGCACCACAGTGGCATCACCTAAGTCGGCGGCCTTGAACCCGAAGTTCCACGAGTTCCAGGAAAGGATTGGCCCGGCCAAACTGGCTGGCTTCTACGCCTCGCATCCTGAGCGCCTGATTGGCATGGGAGAGCGCGGCATCACAGCATTGTTGACTCCCGAACTGGGCTACGTTGGCTCCTTCATGGAAGGCCAGGGCCAGGAACCGTTCGCCAAGGACCGCAGGTTCCCGGTGGTGCTGGGGTTGTACACCGCAATGAAGGCCGTGCCCGTAGCGCTGGTTGCCCTGCAACTCCTGACCCTCATGCTGGGGCTGGCCGTTGCCTTCCGTAAGAAGGCCGGAGTAGGGCGCCTGGCTGTGGTGGTGGTCCTGGCAGGATGGCTGCAGTTCTGGGTGGTCATGATGGTGTCCGGACAACCCGAAATCTACCGGCAACTGATCGTCCCGGGGTTCCTCGGGGCTTTGTGTGTGCCCCTGCTGGTGGCGTTGATCAGTATTCTTGCGTCAAATCCGGCGCTGCCCAAGGTCCGCGATCATGCGTCCGGGTAGTCACGCGTCTGAGTGAACATGCGGGTGAGGGAGCCGGCAGCTACGTGATCCAGCCGTCCGTGCTGAGCTGCCGGCGCAGGCTGATCACATTACCCAGCTTGATTCCCGCTGCTCCGTACCGCTGGCGGATCCTGTGCAGGTGGGCTTTGACAGTCTGTTCGCTGATTCCCATGGCATCGGCCACACCGCGCACGGACATGGCCTGGCTTCCAAGGTAGAGCTCCGCAAGCCGTTGTTCGCGGAGGGACAACTTGATGCGGACCGGGGCGGTGTCCACCATAATCGCTGCGGCATCGGGGTGAAGGTATTCGCGTCCGGCCGCGGCTGCCCGTACCGCCGCCTCGGTGTGCCGTGGGCCGGCCGATTTCGGCACGTAACCCAGCGCGCCGGCCGCCCGGGCTGCTCCGGCTTCCCACCCGTCCAGGTGGGTGGCGAGCACTACTACGCGCAGTCCCTCGTTCACCAACTGGCCAACTGCCGGGATCAACTGCGTGTGAAAATCCAGGGTGCCCAGGATTGCCACAGTGATTCCTTGCTCTGCCCACGATGTCCCGGTTCCTGCTGACGCGGCCTCTTCCGGGTGCCGGTCATCCGGGTGCACGGCTTGCGGGTACCGGTGGTTGCCGGGGACTGCATTGAGTCCGGCAGCCACCACCAGGTCCGGGGCGCTGCACCGGAACCACGCAGCCAGGGTGTCAATCATCAGCTGGTGGTGATCCACAACAAGTAAACGCGTCACCATGGCCTGGGCGCCTTCACATGGACCATAATGCTGGCTCCTCCTGGATCAGTGTGTACACGGGGTGATCCGAGTAATTCGAGCTCGTTCCACAACGCGGGCGTGCAGCGCTGGGGGTTCAGGTTGGTCACCCGCCAGGTGATGAGCAGCATCTCGTCCACATGGGGTTCAACATAGACGTGGAGCCGCGTAGCCGCTTCCGTGGAAGGAGCTTCGGGGGTGGTGACGGGCGTGGCGGACAACAGCATGGTGCTGGCCAGGACAGCGGAACGGGATGCCTGCGGAAGGTGTTCCACCAGGTCCGGCTGCGCCACTACAACCACCTTGGAGTCCAGTCCGGCCAAGGCCAGGGACTCGGTGAGCCAGTTGGTGGACTGGGAGCCCATCAGCTGTGCCCTGAGCTGAGTGGCCAGTTCCTGCGCTTGCTCGGACAGCTCGGGCTGCAAGGGAAGGCTGTGGGTCTTTGAGACCCTGGCGAAGAGTTCCTGGATGTGCTGATGTGTTTCCGCCAGTTCCCCGGAGAGGGCCGATGCCCGGGAATCAGCGTGTGGCGCGAGCGTTTGCAAGGACTCGATGGTTTGCCGGGCTGATTGTGCTTCCACCAAGGTGCGGAGAATGAAGACGGTCAGTCCGCCCAGGAGCCCGGGGCACAGTGTGATGAAGAAAATGAGCAGACCGTCCCCGGAGCCGAAGCGGGGAGTGGTGGCGTAGTAGATGCCGCTGAGGACGGAGTTGGCGGCAATCAGAACCAGGAAGCCCAACAGGTCCCAGCGCATGGCCACCAGAAACACCAAGGACGTTGCCAGCAGGACGTTTAAGGCCAAGGCAGGGAAACCGGCCGTGGTGGTTACCGCCTGTGCGGTCATCACGCCCGAGGCAACCGAGGATGCGAGCCACACCAGCCGCAGGCAGGGGAGGTGGCCCCGCGGGGTTGTGGGATGCGAGGCGATGACGGCCACCACAAAGCCAAGGAGGTCAGCACCCAGGGCCCAGAACTTTAGCTGCCCGGCCTCACCTTCATGAGAAGACAGCGCAGCGGCAACCACCGAAACTACCCACAAGGTGAGGCTGGAGATCACGAGGATGCTGCGGGAAATGAAGAGCGGCCCGGCCGAAGCAGCCGGCTGCAGAGGAGGTCGGCTCATGGGGTCCCTGCATCAGGAACAGCGGCTTCCAGGACCACGGTGGTTCCGCGGCCGGGCGTGGACATCACCTTTGCCCTGCCACCCACCTCTGCCATGCGGTCCACTACGGACCGCCGGACGCCGAGGCGCTCCAGCGGAATCGACTCGGGATCGAACCCGCAGCCGGCATCGCTGATCAGGACGGACACCATGGAACCGGTACGGGAAACCAAAACGTCAACGGTGTCAGTTCCCGCGTGCCGTGCGGCATTGACCATGCATTCCTCGGCGGCATCGGCAAAGGCCGCCTGCGTCGCCTCCGGAAGAGTTCCGGCGTCGCCAAAAACACTGATGGATACCCCGCGGCGGCTATGGCGGACAGCCCGTGCCGCCAGCAGGTCCGAAAGCTCCGCTGCGGTGGCACGCTCGACGACGACCACCCCGCCGTGGGTGCGTCCGGGACCGCCCGCCTCTGCAGCCAAAGCGGAACCAGGCAGGGAAAGCCTGGAACCCGGCGCGCCGCCGTCGAAAGGCCTGAAGGCGAGCAGTTCCTGCAACGCATCAGGGTCCGCTCCTGTTCCGCCGCGGGCCACAACAGCCAGCGAGCGCAGGACGGTATCGTGCAGGAGCCGGGCGTCTGCCTGCTTTGCACTGATGGTGCTCCCGGCCACTGCGTGGGCAGCATTGGATACAGCTTTGACCTCTTGGTCGGTCCACAATGCATCCAGCGCTTTGGGCAGCGTGTGCCTGATGGCCAGGGTGATCAACCAGAAGCCCGCGACGATCAGGAGTGTGATGGGGCCAAGGTTATGGACCAGTGAGGAAGTAAGAGTGTGTCCAAGGACCAGGACAGCCAGCAACGCCGTGAAAGTGACGGACTTCCAGGTGCGGCGCAGGGACAACGCCACCACGGAACTGGCTCCCAGGGCCAGGCTGTGGGCCAGGAGCAGGGAATCGGACTCCTGACGGTAGGTGACACCGGCCATTAGCTCGGAGAACGTGATCAGGCCTGCCACCAGGACCAGCCGAAGAGGCCAAATATCTGTCCACACCATGGCAGCAAGGCAGAGAACCAGGAAAATGACCAACAACGAAGCTGCTGCCTGGTGCCATAGCGGACCGCCCATGATCGGCCTGACATACAGCCATGAACACGCGACGTAAACAAAGCCCGCCAAGGCTCCGCCTCGAACCACCAGATCTGAACGATCCAGGTTCAGTAAGCGGGCTCTCAGCCCGCCAATTACTGCCCCCACAAAATGTCTCCCCCGAAACCTGCCACCGAATATGATGACCACTTAGGCAGAATCATATGTTGGGGAGGCCGGAAATGCTGCGATACCCGGTGTCCCGGCCCACCGTTGAAGTAGACATTGTGGAAGACCATGCCGTGCTGCGTGAGGGACTTGCCGAATGGCTCCAGGCCAACGCCCCGGAAATCAGCGTGGTGGGACGGTACGGGTCCTGGGCTGAGGCGGCAGGAAACCTTGGTGCGTTGTCCGACGTCGTTATTCTTGACGTCCTGCTGGGCGACCAGATTCCCTTACGCGCCAAGATCCAGGCAATCCTGTCCTCCGGACCACAGGTGGTGGTCTGCAGTTCCGTTGTGGATCCAGCGGTCATCCGGCAAGCGATCACTGCAGGTGCCCTGGCCTATATCCCCAAGACTGCGGCAGCGGCTGTGGTGGAAGCCGCCGTCCGGAAGGCAGCACAGGGGCTGGCTTATATTACGGCGGAAGTCGCTTCAGCCATGGAAGCCGCAGAGTCCGGTCCGCAACTATCGGCCAGGGAACACCAGGTGGTGTCGGTATACCTGGGTGGTGTTGCCGGCACCATGGGGGAGACCGCGCATGTGCTGGGAATTTCGGTGGATGGTGTGAAAAAGCACTTGGCGTCCGTCCGGCGGAAGTTCCAGGACGGCCAGGAGCCGTTGACGAGGTTGGCGCTGCGGGAACGGCTCGTCTCCGGTGGCTGGCTGGTGGAAGACCAGAGCCGGCAAACCCCGGAAAGCTGACCCGAACACGGTTCGCCTTAGAGTGTCAGAGCCACCGCCTAGACTGGTAGGCACCATGGATATGTTGTTTGACCCCTACGCTGACGGACCCTTCAAAGCAGGCACCAAAGCCGCACTCAAGGCTGCCCCCGAGCTTTCCGCTTCCGGTGGAGGCGCCTCCGGGCCCCGCCTTCAGGAGGGAACGGGCGGGCCGGGAAACACCCACCAGGAACCTGCCCCGGGTGGATGGGGCAACCAGGGTTCCCACGGCTTGCCCACAGCTGATGCTCTTCTTGAGGGACTGAATCCACAGCAGGAAGAGGCGGTGAAGCACGCCGGAAGCCCACTGCTGATCGTCGCAGGCGCAGGCTCCGGCAAAACCCGCGTACTGAGCAACCGGATTGCCTACCTGATCGCCACCAAACGCGCGCATCACGGGGAAATCCTGGCCATCACGTTCACCAACAAAGCCGCGGCAGAAATGCGGGAACGCATCGAAGCGTTGGTAGGCCCCCGGGCCAAGGGAATGTGGATCTCCACCTTCCACTCATCCTGCGT contains the following coding sequences:
- a CDS encoding LuxR C-terminal-related transcriptional regulator; the encoded protein is MVTRLLVVDHHQLMIDTLAAWFRCSAPDLVVAAGLNAVPGNHRYPQAVHPDDRHPEEAASAGTGTSWAEQGITVAILGTLDFHTQLIPAVGQLVNEGLRVVVLATHLDGWEAGAARAAGALGYVPKSAGPRHTEAAVRAAAAGREYLHPDAAAIMVDTAPVRIKLSLREQRLAELYLGSQAMSVRGVADAMGISEQTVKAHLHRIRQRYGAAGIKLGNVISLRRQLSTDGWIT
- a CDS encoding response regulator translates to MLRYPVSRPTVEVDIVEDHAVLREGLAEWLQANAPEISVVGRYGSWAEAAGNLGALSDVVILDVLLGDQIPLRAKIQAILSSGPQVVVCSSVVDPAVIRQAITAGALAYIPKTAAAAVVEAAVRKAAQGLAYITAEVASAMEAAESGPQLSAREHQVVSVYLGGVAGTMGETAHVLGISVDGVKKHLASVRRKFQDGQEPLTRLALRERLVSGGWLVEDQSRQTPES
- a CDS encoding sensor histidine kinase; amino-acid sequence: MGAVIGGLRARLLNLDRSDLVVRGGALAGFVYVACSWLYVRPIMGGPLWHQAAASLLVIFLVLCLAAMVWTDIWPLRLVLVAGLITFSELMAGVTYRQESDSLLLAHSLALGASSVVALSLRRTWKSVTFTALLAVLVLGHTLTSSLVHNLGPITLLIVAGFWLITLAIRHTLPKALDALWTDQEVKAVSNAAHAVAGSTISAKQADARLLHDTVLRSLAVVARGGTGADPDALQELLAFRPFDGGAPGSRLSLPGSALAAEAGGPGRTHGGVVVVERATAAELSDLLAARAVRHSRRGVSISVFGDAGTLPEATQAAFADAAEECMVNAARHAGTDTVDVLVSRTGSMVSVLISDAGCGFDPESIPLERLGVRRSVVDRMAEVGGRAKVMSTPGRGTTVVLEAAVPDAGTP